A single genomic interval of Lathyrus oleraceus cultivar Zhongwan6 chromosome 7, CAAS_Psat_ZW6_1.0, whole genome shotgun sequence harbors:
- the LOC127106948 gene encoding uncharacterized protein LOC127106948, whose product MATTRLLRHSMVPFHQLPSSSPVSSSFTNCVRCQSTTGLGGDKTISSPDLKRSERKAVVAVKASMLTTNRLTISKPVLDPRGLSELLLAEIIASVRNAMLVILLRNAVMKRKIRRRLHPQMLIERAIVDCRFFTLFAVAGSLLGSVLCFLEGCVLVIESYAHYFHMLSQPSDQGHLVHLLIEAIDMFLVGTALLMFGVGLYVMFVGSCRATTTEKEPFGHLHIMKSAPRWVGMQSIEQAKSKIGHAVMMILQVGLIDKFNNIPMVTGLDLACFAAALLTSSATIFVLSKLNQH is encoded by the exons ATGGCAACCACTAGATTGTTGCGACACTCTATGGTGCCATTTCATCAACTACCTTCGTCTTCTCCTGTTTCTTCTTCGTTTACGAACTGTGTCCGGTGTCAAAGCACGACCGGTTTGGGTGGAGATAAGACGATATCTTCACCTGATCTGAAAAGATCAGAAAGGAAGGCGGTAGTGGCAGTGAAAGCGTCGATGCTGACCACCAACCGTTTAACCATATCGAAACCAGTACTGGATCCTCGAGGATTGTCGGAATTATTATTAGCTGAAATCATCGCAAGTGTTCGCAATGCTATGCTGGTGATTCTTTTGCGGAATGCTGTCATGAAAAGGAAGATCAGAAGGAGGTTACATCCACAAATGCTCATTGAAAGG GCTATTGTGGATTGCAGATTTTTTACATTGTTTGCTGTAGCTGGATCTTTACTTGGCTCGGTATTGTGTTTTCTTGAG GGATGTGTTCTGGTTATTGAGTCATACGCGCATTACTTCCATATGTTGTCTCAACCGTCCGATCAAGGACATCTGGTTCATCTACTCATCGAGGCCATAG ATATGTTCCTGGTAGGAACAGCCTTACTCATGTTTGGGGTTGGTTTGTATGTCATGTTTGTGGGATCTTGCAGGGCTACTACTACAGAAAAAGAACCATTTGGACATTTACATATAATGAAG TCTGCGCCAAGGTGGGTTGGAATGCAATCAATTGAACAAGCAAAGTCAAAAATTGGGCATGCAGTGATGATGATTCTTCAAGTTGGACTTATAGACAAGTTCAATAATATTCCAATGGTCACAGGCCTTGATCTTGCTTGTTTTGCAGCAGCTTTACTCACATCTTCAGCTACCATTTTTGTCCTCTCTAAGCTTAATCAAcattaa